A region of the Arachis hypogaea cultivar Tifrunner chromosome 15, arahy.Tifrunner.gnm2.J5K5, whole genome shotgun sequence genome:
gcaggtaccacctcccATCGCTCCAGTCAAGCAATCCGGCTCCAGCCTTGCCCGCAGGTTCCCGATCCACCCTTCAACCCGTACCGGAGACATCTTGTACATGTATCAACCTTCGCCACTTTGACGGAGGTCTTTTTGGAAGTACATCAATGTAGGCTACTTTAAATGGGGGACATATATATACTTTCACGCATTTAGTTTACATTTATATTAGTCATTTTAACGAATTGTGATTGATGTTATCCTATTTAATTCCTACAAACACGACTCTTTTATGTCACAGATACGTGGGGTAACGGTGTTATATATGCTTGGTTGTAATGCATATACAAAGTAATTGATGAGGGGATTTTAATTAGGTCAAATACTGCACCCGGGAATATATAGTAGTTGAGTTTTGTATAAACAAAATACGGAGACAAAAAAAATCAGTTTAAAgtagtttattttataattttttatctcatcaaaaatttttttataattttttattatcacttattttattttataccttttaattattattagaataattgaGTAATACGAAATATAATaactatataattatatatatatatatatatatattatataattatgaatattaaattaaataaaataattttaaatattatctttCTAATATTACCGCATGTATATGTTATTAATTATGATAAATGTACGCAAAAAAAAATCGCTTATATAAAATGCAtattaatacaaaatataaattaaaaataaattaaaaatacatattttcataTACAAATATACGGTAAGTATGTCTTGGTTGTTATTCTGTTATTATGTTTTTTCTTTTACTATCTTTGATATATTGCTATActtaaatatcaaaataataataataataatattaataaatatataataattaattgaataattaattttttatatacacataataattttaaaatattagtgctatattgcatgattttgtaaattggtgTAGagtataatgttttttttttttgaaacaaaggaagctcaacacattaaagtggagcaaataaaagaaaaaagaagacacATAACCAGCTACCAACAAATAAACCAACCCCTACTATCCCCAGTACTCTCATCCTCCCCCAGGATCACCACCACTCCATTCCGTGTAGCTCATCAACGTCCTTGTGTGTATGACCTCCAGACTTGCTCTTGCATTCTTGAAGATTCGTGCATTCCGTTCCAACCAGATGTTCCAAATCACTGCAAAGAACACTGACATCCACATCTTCTTCCCCTGTTGTCTATTATGCATTCCATGCCAACTCTCAAACATTTCTTTAACAGTTCCGGGAATCACCCACTCCCTTCCTAGTAACCTCAGCCACttgcaccacacctgccatgttaCCTCACACCTAAGGAATAAATGCTCAACAGATTCTAATTCCTTGGTACACAGTACACACATACTATCCCCCAGAATGTTGACTCCTAGTTTAGTCAGCCGCTCCTTGGTGTTAACTCTACCCACTAGCACAAACCACCCAAAGAGCTCAATTCTCGGAGGGACGAAACCTTTCCAAATGGAACTCGTGAAGCTATAACTCGTTATCTCAGCTGATAATGTCTCCGCTTGTATAGCCTGGATCACACAACTAGTAGAGAAAATACCTTTATTTTCAAACTTCCACACCACATTGTCCTCCCTACCTGATGACAACCTCACTGGCCTTAACCTCTCATGCAGTTGATTGACAAGCTCCAGCTCCCATTGGAACAGTGCCCTCCTCCATTGAAAATTCCAAATCCAATCAAGCCCATCCCAAAAACCACACTCCCCGATGACAAGTCCTTGCTGACTGGAAATAGAGTAGAGCAAATTTAAACGGGTTTACCcaaacggtatcccccaacccgacaggttgaagactaatccgtcgcgaatctgagctccatttaagggtctgtcgcTGGCCAAAATAGAGTATAATGTATTTTTATGTTCTTCCCTTAAGCAATTGAAAACACAAAttttacctaaaatcataaaaaaaaaaaaagaaaaaagtattggGCCAAATACCACCCTAGAATTTATaagttttttattcaaattaaagaAATTCTTTGTAAGAGAATCTCAACGATATTGTCCGCAAAGAAATGGTAAAACTATTTATCTCAAAATTTAATTACACtacaatatttatatttaattgaaAGAGGTTTtagtggaggtttttaaaaatctCCAAAATACACTTTATTTATGACAATTTATAAAACTCTCCCTAataattaattcataattaagATTTAAACTCTCTAAAAAAAAACTCTCTTCTTCTTAGTTTTACAGAATGAGACCGAActagagagaagaaaagagaatggCTGACAAAACCCTAAGTTCTTCACCGCCGGTTCTGCCGCCGTTGTGATAGTCGGTTCCGCTGCCGTTGCAGTCGTTGGTTCCGCTGCCGTTGCAGTCGCCAGTTCCGCCGTTGTTTTCGTCATGGTTGTTGTAGGAAGCTTCTCAATCGAGCCACCTCATCTATCAACATTATGGTTTCAGATCTGTTTGCTCTGTAGCTACGGTTGCTGCTGCAGTTTCTGCCGCCATTGCTGTCGTAGTTTCCGCCATCGTTGCTGCTGTAGTTGTCGCGTCGAAAGCTTCTGAATCGAGCCACTGTTTCAGATCTGTTTTCTCCATTGAGCTGCCGCttgtattcttcttcttcttcttcttcatattaTTTAATTCAGTAGTGACTCACGTAGTTTATTCTATTAGtaatttttattcttatataaTTTGCTTATAACATATTCTTATGTTCGTGTAATCTACTGGTACCATTCATGTAGGAAAACAGGCATAAACCCACCGGGCCGGTCCGCGTAACCTGCCAAAAAAGGCGGGTTGGACtgaaaaattgggaccgccaaatagcaaaagcctgCCTAACCTGCACCGCTTAAACcgtgggctttggcggggcggggcgggcttcccgccgggcttaatttttttttggtaaggggtatttttacaatttttttcgtCAAAATCCAACTttccccaacccaacttacaagagaatgaagatgaaaattgaatgttttggattatgtttattttgttttagagacaatatttataattatgttttggattatgtttattttactttgggaataatatttataattatttttggatgaaagcttggtttataattatgtttattagatatttataattacaaatactttaatgtttgtgaatataaaaattataatttgtttatacttttagaaattataatagttaaaagtaaaaaatagaagatatttttttatgcctttatatatattatttaatagtaaaagtaaaaaaaaagaagagaatatttgGCAGGTTTAGCTCGCTGGCCCGCCAGCCCGCTGTTAAGCGGGGCGGGCTGGGATtctgggaccgcctcactaggcgtgCTTCCCCACTTGCCACCCCTACATTCATGAGATCTTGAATGGATGTTTAATGTGCATGTTTGCTATATGTTGAGAACAAAAAAAActgttttattgaatcaaatattcCTCTGGCAAATGATGCTAGGTGGGTTTCATCACTACAGGATTTGAATGTGAAAATTACAAAATCAGAAGAAAAGTTTTCCAAAATGAATTGTTTAATGCTCCTTCTTGTGTCCATGCATTTGATCAACGAATTAGACAAATTCAGTTTATTAAtatcaactaaccaacaagtgatAAAAGCTGCACCAATAGCTTCAACAAAATGCTTGGTGTTTGAATTAGCATTAGGAAATATTAGAGTGATATGAAAATCATGGAAGATGATTTTTTTTCTGATTGTGAAAAAGCTAAAGTGAATAGCATAATATTATAAGCACATGATAGATTGCGATGATCATATTTGTGTAGTTTCCTCCTTAGAGATTTTGATTTGCTCCTGTTTCCAATATCTGTATATGTAATTCAATTAGATCAAAGTATTACCAAATGCAATAATAGGTAGCCTATGTGAACTATAAGCAAGATGTTGTTTTCTGCTTGTGTGTTTCAATGTGTAGTGGCAATTagaattacagagaaaaacaaatatatgatgatctttttttccttttttaagaCAAAAATAATCAAACAATTAAGCCCTACTAGATTTGGGAAATTACTTTTTTAATACAAAATCTTTCATTATTGCTACAAGTTGTTGTTAATATGAAATGTCTTTGCAGGATGGGGAACGGACGAAGGACTTATAATAAAAATCTTGTCTCATAGAAATTCAGCTCAGCGTGAGTTGATTCACGCAGCTTAGGCTTCAGCTCATGGAGAAGATCTTCTTACATCATTAGACAAAGAACTTTCAAGTGACTTTGAGGTTTGTTTTTAAATCATTTCTATCTGGCTTGTTTTATGTGAATCTCAGTTTGACACATTCAAAGTAATTTGACTTAGGAAAACTGATATGTGCAGTTATAAAAATCATGGAAGATGATTTTTCTTTCTAGTTGATTAAGTTATATTAACTATGACATAATGTTAAAATGTTCaatgaattaattatattgtGATCATGAATTCATAATAATAacactttttgtttctttcttccttATCCTTGTAAAGCATCTAGCAGTGGTGAATATGAAACTTCAGGATCCACAGCTGCTAGTGCTTCTGGCCTTTCAGCAATTATGGCAGCAAAATCGATGGAATTCTCTTATCAAAAACTAGCCAAGGCTACAAATAACTTCAGCTCTGATAACAAAATTGGTCAGGGTGGATTCGGAGCTGTCTATTTTGCAGAATTGAGAGGCCAAGTAAGAACAAGCCAATTATATCTTTAATAATGTTATATAATCTTCTAGAATTAAAAGGACAAATAAATTATCTTTAACCATTAGTTCTTTATCTGCATAATTTTATTCTATGTAGAAAGCAGCAATTAAGAATATGGATGTTCAAGCATCAACAGAGTTTCTTTCAGAGTTGAAGGTCTTAACACATGTTCATCACTTGAATCTGGTAACTACTTTCTTCTACACCAAAAGGTCGAGTTTCTATGGCATTCAGTGAATCTCAACTTGTCTCTAATCAATTTAGGTGCATTTGATTAGATATTGCGTCGAGGGATATCTTTCCTTGTGTATGAATACATTGAAAATGGAAACTTAAGCCAATATTTGCATGGTACAGGTGAGATCACATTCATATTTTCATGTCATAACACATTACATTATGTACCAAAATTAAGCATGTTTATGATTTTATGCTCTTAAGTACCGAATTCAACATTTAATCTTTGTTATCATACTAGTGACAATGTTGGTAACATGATTCCAGGGAGAGAACCTTTGGCATGGTCAACAAGGGTGCAAATTGCTCTGGATTCAGCAAGAGGACTTGAATATATACATAAACACACTGTTCCTATTTATATCCACCGTGATGTGAAACCTGCTAACATATTAATATATAAAGACTTCCATGGAAAGGTTAGTTTATTGTAATATTTTTGGCAATAATCATTATTTTGCAATTTTCGTTTATTGTAATATTACCTAAAGATTGCATATGGCCCAAAATTGAGTAAGCATTGGGAAACTATAGCTGTGGGCTATATTATTGTGTGAAGTGATTATTGATTATACCTCTTTTAATTTAGATATGCTTTTTGTAACTTCTACTTTCTTTTCTGTCAAGTTGTTGATTTAAGATTCTTCTAAGTGAAAGCTGCTATTCGGCAAGGTAGGAGAAGTATGCCGATTAATGGATATGAGGCAAGGGATGTCATGGCTCTTTTGCAATGTGCTAAGACATTGCAAGGTGATCTAAAAGTGGCCATAAAGGAAGACAAGGACTGATATAGTCGTTTCATGCCTCTTACAGAAGTGGTAAATGGTGAAAGAAGTTATTGGATCtataaattatgaatattattatgtatttgatAGCTTTTTCTTACCTAAACGTGCTTGCATATCATGGAATTTGTCTTTAATCGATATTTAGTTAAAATGATAGAACAAGTTATCGATGAAGATGGCTCTGTTAAGGACTCTACGGTTTGTTCTATATCTTTTGCAAGTTTCCACTTCCATCAATTATGCatcattaaaatatttaaaatgataaGCTGCAAACTTCTTTTAAAAAGCGGAGATGGCTTATGTTGCATCTCTTATTTCCTGCTTCTTTAATTGAATCTGACCATCATTACTTCTCCTTGTTGCAGAGTCCAGCTCTTAAACAATCATGACAGTAAGTCAGAGTACTAGAGGGAAAGGTAATTCCATCTTACCTTTACTATGTTCTATAATGTCAACAGAAAGACATTGGTCACTCGATCGTGATATTTAAagataatatttattttgaaaagaattcTTGTGGTACATTGTATAATTTCTTACCACAGAACAGTAAAAATAATACTAGCAAGGATGGATTGCATTTATACGACAGATTTGATATACTTCTTTAGTTGAGAATACCTGCAAGCAACTAGTTTCTCTCAACTACTTTTAGAAGAATGGATCTTAGAAGAATTGAACAACTAATGTCCAATTTGTGATCATTATAACTAATCAAGTTATAATGAACCTCATCCATCGAAAGATTTCATTCAAACTCAGTTTGACCACAATCATAACTTAGACCCTGGCTTATCATGCTTCTTCCATATCTCcatttttgttctttctttattttcttccttAACTTACTTGATAAATTATTTGGATTTTATATTACTTTTTAGTATAGATGATGACTAATGAAACTTCCTAATTTCAAGCCTAACCTGTGATTTTAAACTTCTCTGACTAATTCTCCTGTTTTGTTAACCAATGATTATCTCTTATAATTCCCTCTGCTTTGTTGCAGGGAACAGCATTGGTGGTCCTTGTCGGACTTGTCGTTGGTTACCACCACTAGTTCCTCAAAGCTTGGAAGAGAGAGTTTCATAGATCTTAACTTCCCTGCCCTAGCCGAAGAAGATGATGCAAGCCAATTTGAGGATTCCGCGATTTCGGATGCAGAGTTTGTGAATCCAACGAAGGTTTTTCTTAGATGAAAGTGTTTTTTTCACGATGATTATAATGATTATCTTGGTTGTTATTGATCCAAAAAAGTACTAAAAAGTTTTGGttcaatatttttctttcttctttctatgTTCTCTTCTCAAGAACAATTTTTAGATTGTTCAGTTACAGCTAATTGGAGTAATATGGTTTACTCTATAGTTGTTATTTACTTAATAATTTCAATATCAATTATCATTCTTCTGTGATTTTAACTCTAATCCAGTTCTTCTAAAATTACTATGGCTTAGTTCATGTAACATAGACTTTGGAGTTAGATCCGAATATCCATTAACGAAGAATTGAACTAAACCTCTTTTCATACTTATTCTGTTAGtcatatttaactaaatttttcttcttatcttttgaatataatttaaTAGTAGAATAAAAGAACAAAGACttattttagagatttttatttaattaatgattaaataaatatataaaatgaatACAGATGTCAtatattaaagttttttttttgttttaatttataattttaaattttgatattaaaaaatagattTCTAATTTGAGAATATGTAAATGAAATGAGATTAAtgaattatttgaaattaaaaataaataaataattatagagtttgtggaggtttaaaaatctcataaaatagttaatttttgttaaattaaaaagttaatatttggtggttttaaattataaaagtgaTTTAAAACTGCCACAAAAGTTCAATATAAAACTCTC
Encoded here:
- the LOC140179233 gene encoding uncharacterized protein — translated: MTKTTAELATATAAEPTTATAAEPTITTAAEPAVKNLGQQGLVIGECGFWDGLDWIWNFQWRRALFQWELELVNQLHERLRPVRLSSGREDNVVWKFENKGIFSTSCVIQAIQAETLSAEITSYSFTSSIWKGFVPPRIELFGWFVLVGRVNTKERLTKLGVNILGDSMCVLCTKELESVEHLFLRCEVTWQVWCKWLRLLGREWVIPGTVKEMFESWHGMHNRQQGKKMWMSVFFAVIWNIWLERNARIFKNARASLEVIHTRTLMSYTEWSGGDPGGG
- the LOC112747040 gene encoding lysM domain receptor-like kinase 3 isoform X1, with translation MAAKSMEFSYQKLAKATNNFSSDNKIGQGGFGAVYFAELRGQKAAIKNMDVQASTEFLSELKVLTHVHHLNLILRRGISFLVYEYIENGNLSQYLHGTGREPLAWSTRVQIALDSARGLEYIHKHTVPIYIHRDVKPANILIYKDFHGKVSLL
- the LOC112747040 gene encoding lysM domain receptor-like kinase 3 isoform X2; translation: MAAKSMEFSYQKLAKATNNFSSDNKIGQGGFGAVYFAELRGQKAAIKNMDVQASTEFLSELKVLTHVHHLNLILRRGISFLVYEYIENGNLSQYLHGTGREPLAWSTRVQIALDSARGLEYIHKHTVPIYIHRDVKPANILIYKDFHGKLLI